A genome region from Triticum aestivum cultivar Chinese Spring chromosome 2B, IWGSC CS RefSeq v2.1, whole genome shotgun sequence includes the following:
- the LOC123043888 gene encoding uncharacterized protein, whose amino-acid sequence MLWHSLGCFNLVSRPLLLVRGRSGGLHLAQPGVRGVAALYKGRDDLGTAWRFFGFARWLSSMCPDGSAHNNSVETIHERMFMPSMLTIISENLKIHISGSRFLRVMPPAPTDTLLTA is encoded by the exons ATGTTGTGGCATTCATTGGGATGTTTCAATTTGGTCAGTAG GCCATTGTTGTTGGTCAGAGGAAGGAGCGGTGGTCTTCATCTGGCCCAACCTGGTGTGCGCGGCGTGGCGGCTCTGTACAAAGGGAGAGACGATTTGGGGACGGCGTGGCGCTTCTTCGGCTTCGCTCGGTGGCTATCTTCCATGTGTCCTGATGGATCCG CTCATAACAATTCTGTTGAAACTATCCATGAGCGAATGTTTATGCCATCAATGTTGACCATTATATCAGAGAATTTAAA AATACATATTAGCGGATCTCGGTTTCTTAGGGTGATGCCTCCTGCACCAACTGACACACTGTTGACAGCATAA